A single region of the Gorilla gorilla gorilla isolate KB3781 chromosome 1, NHGRI_mGorGor1-v2.1_pri, whole genome shotgun sequence genome encodes:
- the LOC109028384 gene encoding ADP-ribosylation factor-like protein 16 → MGPIWSSYYGNCRSLLFMMDASDPTQLSASCVQLLGLLSAEQLAEALVLILLFNKIDLPCYMSTEEMKLLIRLPDIIACAKQNIITAEISAREGTGLAGVLAWLQAIHRANS, encoded by the exons ATGGGCCCCATCTGGTCCAGTTACTATGGAAACTGTCGTTCTCTCCTG ttCATGATGGACGCCTCTGACCCCACCCAGCTCTCTGCATCCTGTGTGCAGCTCTTAGGTCTCCTTTCTGCAGAACAACTTGCAGAAGCATTGGTGCTGATACTACTTTTCAATAAAAT CGACCTACCCTGTTACATGTCCACGGAGGAGATGAAGTTATTAATCAGGCTTCCAGACATCATTGCTTGTGCCAAGCAGAACATCATCACGGCAGAAATCAGCGCCCGTGAAGGCACTGGCTTGGCAGGGGTGCTGGCCTGGCTCCAGGCCATCCACAGAGCCAACAGTTGA